TTCGCATCTAATAATGTCAACTACCCCGGTATAATCAGGGCTAAAACCAATGGCTTGAGGGTTCAAGTCCGCCAGAGGCGGAAAGTGGTCAAGTGACCAAGGGGGAAATCCTTTATTGACCACTGTTATCTGATATCTAAAAACTGTCACAACAACCCTCTATGTATTCAGTACAACCAGAGCATCTACAGCAACTGGTTTGTCGCCGTTTATTATTAAGGGATTTATATCTATCTCCTTAATCTGTTCAAATTCTAATCCGATGTTGCCAATCGATATCAATGCATCACATAGAATATCCATATTAATAGAGGGCTTGCCACGAAAAGCATCCAGCATCTTATGCCCTCTTATTTCCATTGCCATCTCCATAGCATCCCTCTTTTCTAACGGCG
The window above is part of the Thermodesulfobacteriota bacterium genome. Proteins encoded here:
- a CDS encoding acetate--CoA ligase family protein, whose amino-acid sequence is PLEKRDAMEMAMEIRGHKMLDAFRGKPSINMDILCDALISIGNIGLEFEQIKEIDINPLIINGDKPVAVDALVVLNT